In Nitrosomonas ureae, the sequence TGAGTAAAAAACGTGTCGTGCCCTGTAAGCAGTTTGATTTGCCGGGAGGTGTCCCACCAGGATAGTATCAGCGCATCTTTCGGAGCGTACTTGCTGATCGCCTCGGCCAGAACAGTAAGCTCCGATGGCTTTCTGTCAAAATTGTAGAGCACTTCATTGGTGCTATTCTTCCAGTAGATCAGTACCGGCGCTCCATCATTTTGCCTTGCAACAATGAATTCAGCGATCGGCTTGCCTACTCCGTCAGCTTGTACTTTGTACTGACCAAGCTTTAAATCCGGCCAACCTGTCAAATCTATTTTACTAAACTTGCTGCTGTCGCTTTCTTCTACCAATTGATATTGATAGGGAGCCGGTATCGGTTTAAACCAAAGATACACAAACCAGCCCAATAAAAGCAATCCTCCCGTCACCAGAAAAATTCCTAATGACGGGAGCAGCCTGTCTCCTGACCGCACCACCGGAGCGGCGCGGTCTGTCGTGTCAGCGCCTATCAAGCTTCACTTTGCTTACGTTTGCGCCAACCCGCCAAGGCCAGTGTTCCGGCGAGCAGCATGCCGCCACCTAAACCACCCAGTGAGATCTTCTCAGCTGTGCCGTCCAAGTCAAGTAAACTGGTGCGTTTCGATTCAAGATTCTTCACCCGTTCCTGCAGTGCAATCATCTCGCGGATACGAGTATTTTCGTCTTGAATTTCAACATACGCACGGTTAATCGGACCCCAGCCTTCCGTATAAGTCCATCCACCCGGATTTACGTGCGCCAAGCCTACATGCATCTTCGCCAGGTCATTTTCGTGCATTTCCAGCACCTTGAGCTCAATCGCCGCAGGGCTGTTGCCTTTCGACCAGAACAACTGTGCAAAATATGCATAGCCTTCTTTCTCCGGTGGCGGTGGAGCAGGACGATTAGTTTTTTGGCCTGTCAACAAACCTTCCTTGTACAGTGTATGCACAATTTCATTAGCTTCCTGATACTTAGCCAACCCTTCCAGCGTGCCTTTGTCCATCAATTCCAAATATGAACGTGCAAAACGCTCCGAGTGACATTGGGTACAGGTAACCACCCACGAGTCTAAACGAGCTTCCGACCATTCGCTATTAATGTTTTCCGCTATACCTGGAACAAATGGATAGTTCGCCCACCGAATCTTCCTTACCATGTTATGGCTATATTCACCTTCGTATTCCATGTGACAACCCGCACAGGTCGGTGCATTTTGACCGCCCAGTTCATAGGCGTCTTTCAACTGTACTTCCCAGTTCCATTTGTCTCCCAGCATCGACACCATCTTGCCGTGCTTGGACATGGAGTAAGCTTCCCAGTTGTTGTGATCCACACCACTATGGCAAGTGGCACACGCTTCCGGCTTACGCGACTCCGCAGCTGAAAATTCATGGCGCGTATGGCATGAGTCGCATTTGTTCTGATTCGTATGACACATCGAGCAGCCTTCAGCTACTTCGCGTTGCGGCATCGCTGCCCAAACAGTGGTTTCTACGTTGGCTTTATAGTCCAGCGCGTGCGAAGGGCGTCCATCGGGCCATTGGCCGTGCGGCCAAATCATCGTGTCACGTTCCGATTCCCGTTCCACAAATTCCTGCAAGTGACATTTACCGCATACATCCGCTGTCGGCATAATGATGTCTTTGGTGTGATCCGCTTTCTTCTTCGCATTAACATCCACGTGACAGTCAATACACCCCACTTCCTTCAGGTTCTCGCCTTCCGCCAATTTACCCAAAGAGCGCAAATTCTTCTCTACGTCCTCAAGCTTGCCTTTCTTATAAAAGGTAGGGTCATCCGGCTTAAGATTACGAATCTTGTCTAAATTCGCATGGCTACTACGCTTCCATGCCTGAACCCATACCGGCGATTCATCCGTGTGACATTCTACACATTCCTTCCGGCTCGCTATCTCTTTATTCGAAGTCGGCGATTTGTAAAATGTCGCAGGATCCAAATATATTCCATACGGTATCGGTTCCCAATACTGCGCCATCGTTCCAGGCCCCGCTCCTTGCTCAGGATCCTTGTAGCGCTTCACCACCGCTTCGTATACTTCCTTCGGCGTCGCCTTCTCACGATCCAACTTCAATGCTTCATACAATTCGTCCGGAACGCTCGGTATGTTCGCATGCGCCGTCCCTATCAGCATAGCTCCTAACAGCCCCGCTATTACCCCAGCCCATCGCTTGGCTTTCATCTTTCTCTCCTTTGGTTTTCCATAATTTTTTTCCCTTCTTATCTTCCCGGCCTCTCAAAAGACCACCTTCCTTCGCTTCATAGCCCCCAACCATCCATCCAACTTCAACAGATAGCCCCTCCCTTAGACTACTTAGTCAGCCTTGTACTGTCAGATATTCATTATTAATATTTATAATCAACATATTAATATACTTTTTTAGTTTGCCTTACTTACTATAAGTTAAGTTTATTTTTGCTTTTTTATAAAAAAAAATTAATTTTATGCTACCCGCTAATTCATCATTTTAATCGCGGAAGATAATCGACTTTTATAACGCGCAGCCTTATTTTTGTGAATAATACCTTTTCCAGTAATGGAATCAATAGTACCTATCGAACTGTTAAATACATTTTGAGCCAGATCTTTATCCCCAGACCCTATCGCTTTTCTTACATATTTAATTGCAGTACGCAATTTAGACCGTAAACTGACATTGTATTCTCTACGTTTGACAGCTTGCCTTGCACGCTTTCTCGCTTGTGCACTATTAGCCATAATTCCTTAGCTCCTTCAAAGAAAAAAGGCTTAGATACTACTTTCTTTTTTTTTATATTGCAACTTACAATTCTTTTATTTACTCATGGTATCAGATGTCGGGGGCTTACAATAAAATCTCGAAGGGAATTCCGAATTACGCTGTTTATTCCTTATAACATCCCCGCCTTCGTTGACACATACCATAATTGACATATCCAAATTGGGAAAATATTCGTTAGACCCAGGTTGTGCCGAGGTCGGTGGCACTTTTTCTCTTATTTTACCGCATAACTCAGGTTCATTTAGCTTCGGCGAATCATCCTGCATCGCAGGTAATGGACAAAGATTACATGGATCGCCCGGGCATAAGCATCCGGTACAGCTAGCAAGTGTTATTGATGAAAAAAAAACTCAATCCGAAAATGCAAATAAAAATCACACCAATTTTTAATACTGAAAGCATAATTATCCTTATTTATTTTTTAATAATATTACGTAATACTTATAAGTTAGTTCTAACAAAACAAGGATTTTATCAAAATTAAAAATAACTGAATAACCGATCTGGAAAAATATAAAGGACTCTAGGGTCTGTTGACATTTCACATAGGTAGCCACAGATATCCACATGCCATGGCTACCATACTCTCAAAATTTCTCTTCAGTTTGTCGTATCGTGTCGCTACTGCCCGATACTGCTTTAGCCGGGCAAAAGCATTTTCCACCAAATGTCGGTATCCATACAAACCCCAGTCCATATCTGCGTTGCCCTTCAACGAGTTGCGCTTTCTCGGTATCACAGCTCGAGCCCCTTTCTTCGTTATCTGTCCTCGTATACATTCGCTGTCATAGCCTTTGTCCGCAACAATCGCTTTCGCGTCAGGCAGTTTGGCAATCAAATCAGGTGCTATAGAACAGTCATTGACTTCTCCACCGGTGATTTCAAAATCGGCTGGTAAACCATAACTATCAACCGCCAGGTGAATCTTTGTGGTATTGCCTGCGCGGCTTTTCCCGATCGCCTGTGGTTCCTTGTCCGCTGCGCCTGCACTATGCGCTGGTGCGCTTTAACATAGCTGCCATCAATAAATTCCCATTCACAATCCGGATCAATAGACAACGCCTTGAAAATCCTTAACCATTTGCTGCTTAATGACCACGCATTGAATCTTTTGTAGATGGAATTCCAGCTTCCAAATGCCTCAGGCAAGTCTCGCCACGGGCAGCCAACCCGCATTCGATACAGCATACCTTCTACTGTCATGCGCAGATTGCGCTTGTTATATATCGCTTCTTGAAGCAGAATCTTCTCCAGCTTCGACCAGAACTCATCACTGAGCATCAATCGGGGCATCGCAAACTCGTTTTGTTGGTGGTATGGGAACCCCAATATTACGAGTTTGTTTCTATCTATTAAATACTTATCTCAAAACGTCAACAGACCCTAGGCTAGCAGGCTTAATTTGTTAGTGTAGCAAGGTGTTAACAAGCGGTAAATTAAGCGATTATATGTAAGAATTCCTAACTTTGTTTACAGTATAAAACAAATGCACTCCCTTAATCTTGGTGAATCGCCAAGAAATCTGGTGGCTTTATCAAACACGAGTCTGGAAGATGACACAATTCGGAACGCTTCAGTATCAACCGACCAACGATATAGGCCGTACTGAAACATACCAAATTCAGGAATTTTCCCTGTGCAATAGCATTAATCAGCGATTCATAATGTTGCAGCATGGTCCCAAGCTAGAAGCTCAAGATGGAGCAAACAATACATAGCTGTTTGAATTAATGTAAAATTATCAGGTTTGATAAATATTACTTGCAAGCCATTTACGTTTCAAGTTAAATTGCCTCCGGCACAACCAATGACACCACTTCCATTTTCAAATTGCTCTGAATAGAGTCTTTTGTTTTTCTGATCTTTTCATCCTTCACCTCGATAATTAGTTTTCCAATCACCTTAACAAAATATCCGGCTTTATTGAAACACAACAGGATGGTCTTATTCTGATAAAAGTCAATTCGATTCAGGATTGATGGGTTCTCGCTATGTTTCTTAGGATGTTAGGTATAAATTTGAGATGCGGATAGGGCTTGAGCATTATCGTTCGTTTTGATTGTAACCACGAAACTGAGCTCTCGCGGCACAAAGCTTGATAATGCTCTCGCCTCAAGTATCTGCAACAATTGGATTGAGCCGAAGAAGCCTTACTGCTGTTGTCTTGATACTACACTGGTGCCCGTATGCGCTCCGGTTGATGTTTTGCAATGAAATGCCACATCATAACTATCCGTCCCTGCTGCGGTATGCATAACGAATATGCTGTACACACCGGATCCTTGCGTAATCTTAACCAAAGGGCTGTATGTGGTATTACTATCCGTAGTATCGACACTAAATTGCGCACACTTGTTCGTGGTACAGCTGGTTCCTTTATACGCCAGGATACTGACTTTAGAGGTGCTTGCTGTCATATCCTTAACCTGTGCTTCAAGATAGGATGGCGTACCGTTACCATCGTCAAAACAGGTCGCTTGATAAAAATCCACAGCTGCGGCCAAGCCGGTGGTAAAACTACCCGTCTGGTTATGCGCCGAAACTGTACTGGCGTAGATTGCCAATAATCCAAAAACCGGAACTAGCATTCCCTTAACATTTGAGAATTGCATTAATAAACTCCTTTAAAAATTATTTTTTCCATTCACTTTATTTGAACGATCATCAGATATAGCTTTTCACAATACCGCTGTACCTAAGGTGCTTTATTTAAATACCATTATCTTGAGTCTGATTGCTTGCGGACAAAGCTTCCAGTTTCATGGTTGCGAGATCTTTGATGGCTTGCGCTTCATCTTCGTCTTCAACCACTTGCTGCAGCAATACCACGCTTCTTGCATCGTCACCCAAGCTATCCAACGCCATCAACCGCACTGATAGCTCAGTATCTTGCAGCGCTTGCTCAAGTACCACGAATAGATCGCCGCAACCTTGTTGCGCAAAGGCATAAACCGCCTGTCCTCTGACTTGCGGATTAGTGTCCTGAATCGCAGCTTGCAGGATTTTTTGTAAAATTCCAGATTCAATCGAGCCCTTCACCGCCAATTGCGACAATGCATTTACTCGTTGCGCCGGGTCATTCGATGCTGCAAGGTTAACAATCGCTTCGGTAAAATCAGCGTCCGACTCTGATACATCTCCTTGTTCCGCCATGCAATAAATTTGAATTGCATTCAGGCTGGAAACTGAATTCACTGCCGCTTCATCCGCAAGCGCATATTTGGAAAATCCAATAGCTGCCATAAAAAAAATAACGAACGGCATGGCAATCCCGTTCTTATGGTTTGGTAATTTCAACATTATGGCCCCCTCAAAAATTAGGAGATGAACAAGAGCTCCCACACCGCCCATCTCCTCTTTCAACAAAAAGCTAATACATGGCTAATTTTCTTATGGTTTCGGCCAAATCTGCACACCCTTCTTGTTTTTAATCGGCAAATCACGATTGATCTGCGCCGCGGATGGAATTAAGTCAACCGTGTCGCCTGTCGCTGAGCAATTCTCAGGCAGAGGATTGTTAGCCAAGTCACGAGTCACTGTATAAGTAGCTGGGGAATCAAAACCATGCAGACCAGGGCCGTCATAGTCCGATCCTACCGCCGGTGTCCAGAGGTTAAGTTTGCCCTCAGCAAAGCCTGCTATCGTTGTTGGCTTGCAAATATCCGCAATGGCCAAAACAATTTTCACGCTCGAAGCACATGATGTCGGTTCAAACAAAACCGCGCCTGCTCTGAATTTGAGATAGCTTGCGTAATGATCCGGCATTTTGCCATCTTTGACATAAAACCCTACTACATTCCCGCTATCATCGGTCTTTTCATCTTCTGCTTTGAAAACACTGGGATCCAATACTTTCTGAAACAGATTACCCCAATTTACAACATGCGCATCAATAGTATCGGTTGCAACCGTGCCATTAACTTTAACAATTGAATCAACGCCGTCAGGAAAAACCACTGAACTTTTAGTTGTGAAGGTTCCATCTCCACATCCGTGTCCAATAACTACGTTATTAGTGATTCGGACTCCCTCGGTTCCTACAGGAATTTCCAGGCGAGTATGCGATAATACGTTTTGTGAGAGACCCAACAGCAAAGTTGTCGCTAAGGCAGTATGGGTAAAACACTTAAATTGCTTTGTTAACATGTTACAAAGACCCCTTTTTTTAACTTATTAATAGAATGATTTATATTTCTCTTACTAAGGTTGCCTTTTGAGGTGGATCTCAAAGGGCAACTGAAAAATTATTCTTTTCTTACATCCCTGAAAATCCTTACTATTTGAAGAAAAGAACTTATTTCAGGGTGCGATAATATTTTCTCTACCGGGTAAAAGCAATGTGACAAATTGTCGCACCTTTACCGCCTTTCAAAAAAAACCCCGCAGCAAGCTGCGGGGTATTAATTGCGCTTAATTATCTATTGATCGCTTGTCTTCTCATTCCTTACGGCAAGAAGAAAAACTTTCATAGATACAAGCGTTCGCACCACAAGAGGTTTTTCAACGAGACATCATTTAAAAAAATCACCAGGCGATAGATGGCAATTTCTTCAGGGACGGATGATAGGGATCACACGATGGAAAAACAATGTGACAAATTGCCGCAGGCAATTATTGCATTGACACAGGAGTCCTCACAAACACACACGAATCATTATTGAACAATTAGTTAGAAGAAATTAATCAATATCATTCCCACTCAGTATTTATGTGAGTGCGACAATTTGTCGCATTACCAGTATCAATCTTTTTACTTACAATTCCAGATAATCAATCCAAGTCGATAGAAATTACCGGCTCTCTACAAAGATTAATTACAACCTCGTTCTTCTCAAATGCACTGCAAGATCACTATAGCTCCCGTGAAGAATTTAAATTTATAAGAATGATTACTTAGGAATTATATGGAAATAAAAACTGATCAATTCAAAATCACAACTCAACTGACCATTCTGGCTCTGGCATTCACGTTCAGCCTGAATGGTTTTGCACAGGGTGATTCGACGACAGCATCTGCAGGTAATCATTGCTATGTGCTTAGTGCCCAGCGCGTTTTCGATGGCTTCGAATTACATGAGAATGCAGCCGTCCTGGTCAAAGGTAATCAAATTGTTCAAGTCGGCGATGCAAGCCACTTAAAGGGATTATGCAGTAGAAAAATAAAATTGGGTGATGCGACCATTCTGCCGGGTTTTATTGAAACCCATGCACATATTACATTTCAAAATATTCCCGGTGATAAGGTGTTGCAGCATGGCATAACCACTGTACGGGATACCGGCGGGCCGTTGCTAAAACCAATGGGAGGAAATGGCAGCTTACGGATTTTGAGTGCTGGCCCAATCATTCAGGCGGTCGATGGCTATCCATTAAATATTTTCGGTCATCACGGAACTCCTGCTCATGACAAATACGGCACCATTGGCGTAGCTGTTGCCACCATTGAAGAAGCGGAAAAAATTGTAACGGATCTAGTCGCAGGCGGCTCGACGGTAATCAAAATTTCATTGGAGCCCGGTGGTGAAGCAGGCGCACCTTGGATGTCGAATCACGGGCATGGCGAAATTCCACAAACCCCATGGCCATTGCTTTCTTTGGATATTATCAAGGCGATAGTAACTAAGGCAACACGCATTGAACCGGAAAGTAGCTGCGCATGTCGGCGAAAATACCGGTGTTGAACTAGCGCTGGATGGTGGCGTGGATGAGTGGGCGCATATACCTTGTGCAGAAATTCGCGACGACCTGTTACACCGCGCGGTAGAGCAAGATGTAACCTTTGTAACCACGGTAGATACCCTCTCCGCCTGTACCGGCATTCATGCCAATACGCATAAGCTTGCACATATTATGTCCCATAACACATCAACGAAGTCAAAATTTATCTATGGATCTGAAATTGGTCACGACAATGTGCCATGGGGTATCAATGCCGAAGAATTGGTGTTGATGTTGAATTTAACCAGTCCTGACGGCATTGACTTTAATGATGTGCTACGAGTATTCAGGTCGGCCACTTCCGAAGCGGGAAAACATTTGAATAACCCTTTGCTGGGTACATTAATGAAGCAAGCTCCGGCGGATATCATCGCCGTTCGCGGCAATCCGTTTGAACGGTTTAAATTACTGGAATATCCCGATTTGGTCATTTCCGGTGGCCGTATCATTGTCAACGACTTTAAGAAAAACAAGATAAGAAACTAAAAAATAACTATGAATCCTTCCCCCTCTTCAATTATTTTTGGCAAAGCTTGGCTTTATTGCACTGTATTCCTCACCGGGGCGGCCGTCATGGTTATAGAGCTTCTGGGCACACGACTGATTGCGCCTTTCTACGGCGCCAGTCTTTACGTCTGGACTTCACTCATTGCCGTTACGCTGATCGCACTGGCAATCGGTTATTATCTGGGAGGAATCTGGGCTGATCGAGCTCGATCCGGACTATCCCTCATCATCGCAGCTTCCGGATTATTAACACTCATTATTCCCTGGCTGACCGGCCCGGTTCTACTGGCCACGGATCCACTGGGTTTACGCTTGGGTAGCTTTGTCAGCACACTGATCTTATTCTCCCCTAGCTTAATTATGCTGGGCATGGTCGGACCATTTGCGGTTAAATTATCCACTTCCGCCTTGGCTAACGTAGGTGCCAGTACGGGATCGATTTATGCGGTA encodes:
- a CDS encoding IS5 family transposase (programmed frameshift); this encodes MPRLMLSDEFWSKLEKILLQEAIYNKRNLRMTVEGMLYRMRVGCPWRDLPEAFGSWNSIYKRFNAWSLSSKWLRIFKALSIDPDCEWEFIDGSYVKAHQHSAGAADKEPQAIGKSRAGNTTKIHLAVDSYGLPADFEITGGEVNDCSIAPDLIAKLPDAKAIVADKGYDSECIRGQITKKGARAVIPRKRNSLKGNADMDWGLYGYRHLVENAFARLKQYRAVATRYDKLKRNFESMVAMACGYLWLPM
- a CDS encoding multiheme c-type cytochrome; this translates as MKAKRWAGVIAGLLGAMLIGTAHANIPSVPDELYEALKLDREKATPKEVYEAVVKRYKDPEQGAGPGTMAQYWEPIPYGIYLDPATFYKSPTSNKEIASRKECVECHTDESPVWVQAWKRSSHANLDKIRNLKPDDPTFYKKGKLEDVEKNLRSLGKLAEGENLKEVGCIDCHVDVNAKKKADHTKDIIMPTADVCGKCHLQEFVERESERDTMIWPHGQWPDGRPSHALDYKANVETTVWAAMPQREVAEGCSMCHTNQNKCDSCHTRHEFSAAESRKPEACATCHSGVDHNNWEAYSMSKHGKMVSMLGDKWNWEVQLKDAYELGGQNAPTCAGCHMEYEGEYSHNMVRKIRWANYPFVPGIAENINSEWSEARLDSWVVTCTQCHSERFARSYLELMDKGTLEGLAKYQEANEIVHTLYKEGLLTGQKTNRPAPPPPEKEGYAYFAQLFWSKGNSPAAIELKVLEMHENDLAKMHVGLAHVNPGGWTYTEGWGPINRAYVEIQDENTRIREMIALQERVKNLESKRTSLLDLDGTAEKISLGGLGGGMLLAGTLALAGWRKRKQSEA
- a CDS encoding HEAT repeat domain-containing protein yields the protein MLKLPNHKNGIAMPFVIFFMAAIGFSKYALADEAAVNSVSSLNAIQIYCMAEQGDVSESDADFTEAIVNLAASNDPAQRVNALSQLAVKGSIESGILQKILQAAIQDTNPQVRGQAVYAFAQQGCGDLFVVLEQALQDTELSVRLMALDSLGDDARSVVLLQQVVEDEDEAQAIKDLATMKLEALSASNQTQDNGI
- the rpsT gene encoding 30S ribosomal protein S20; the encoded protein is MANSAQARKRARQAVKRREYNVSLRSKLRTAIKYVRKAIGSGDKDLAQNVFNSSIGTIDSITGKGIIHKNKAARYKSRLSSAIKMMN